In Paenarthrobacter sp. GOM3, a single window of DNA contains:
- the lgt gene encoding prolipoprotein diacylglyceryl transferase: MQTVLHAAAMVPLSIPSPSWSGFDIPLPWGTLRIHAYALCILAGIIVGLWLTSARWKQRGAPEGSLWDIAIWAIPFGIIGGRLYHVFSSPDAYFGPGFDGTGDLSLIPQIQRGGLGIWGAVILGAVGAWIGCRRAGVKLTAFLDAAAPGLLLAQAIGRLGNWFNQELFGAPTTLPWGLQIDPANANFPAGMPADTLFHPTFLYELLWNLVGVGILLMLDRKFHFRWGRLFWLYAVYYTLGRVWIEALRIDDAEQITLFGLTTRLNVWTSIFVFIAALLIFVALGRRGRPVPDTPYLKGREPEEVVEKEPATVTSVTSHDVDASVSDTGSRDNLRNNQSDPGHVDEPQDAAGHSAKDTTSAADATSAATAVRKAPGSSPKADDTK; the protein is encoded by the coding sequence GGTCCGGTTTCGACATTCCGCTGCCGTGGGGGACGTTGCGTATCCACGCGTACGCCCTGTGCATCCTTGCGGGCATCATCGTTGGCCTGTGGCTGACCTCGGCACGCTGGAAGCAGCGCGGCGCGCCTGAAGGGAGCCTGTGGGACATCGCCATTTGGGCCATCCCGTTCGGCATTATTGGCGGCCGTCTCTACCATGTGTTCTCGTCGCCCGACGCCTACTTCGGCCCGGGTTTTGACGGTACTGGCGATCTTTCGTTGATTCCGCAGATCCAACGTGGCGGGCTGGGGATCTGGGGTGCCGTGATCCTCGGTGCCGTGGGCGCCTGGATCGGGTGCCGTCGTGCTGGGGTTAAACTGACGGCGTTCCTGGATGCAGCAGCTCCCGGTCTCCTTCTGGCCCAAGCCATCGGCCGCCTGGGCAACTGGTTCAACCAGGAGCTTTTCGGTGCGCCGACCACCCTCCCGTGGGGACTCCAGATCGATCCTGCCAATGCCAACTTCCCGGCCGGCATGCCAGCAGACACGCTCTTCCACCCGACATTCCTTTACGAGTTGCTATGGAACCTCGTCGGCGTCGGCATTCTGCTGATGCTCGACAGGAAGTTCCACTTCCGCTGGGGACGCCTGTTCTGGCTCTACGCCGTCTACTACACCCTGGGCCGGGTGTGGATCGAAGCCCTCCGGATTGACGACGCAGAACAAATCACCCTCTTTGGCCTCACCACCAGGCTCAATGTCTGGACCAGCATTTTTGTCTTCATCGCGGCCCTGCTCATTTTCGTCGCCCTCGGCCGTCGCGGTCGTCCGGTGCCGGACACGCCCTATCTGAAGGGCCGGGAACCCGAAGAGGTAGTCGAAAAGGAACCTGCCACGGTGACGAGCGTCACCAGTCATGATGTGGACGCATCTGTCTCAGATACTGGTTCGCGTGATAATCTCCGAAATAACCAAAGCGATCCGGGCCACGTTGACGAGCCGCAGGATGCTGCAGGGCACTCCGCTAAGGACACCACGTCCGCCGCGGATGCCACATCTGCCGCTACTGCCGTAAGGAAGGCCCCCGGATCCTCGCCGAAGGCAGACGACACCAAGTAG